The sequence TGAATGCATCCACAATATTCTGCTGAATTGCGCTGATTGCCGTCATTACAATTATAATCGAAAACAGTCCTATTGCAATTCCAAGCAGCGTCAAAAACGACCGGAGTTTACTCCCGATTATGGATTGATATGCCAGTTTAATACTTTCGAGTATCAGCATTATTCATACCTCAACGCATCTACCGGATTCAAACGCGAAGCCTTCCACGCCGGCACAAACCCCGAAATTATACCGACGAGAGCCGAAATCATAAGCGAAATGAAAACAATATGAATCGGAAGAGAAGTCGGCAAGAACTGGTTAATCACCAAACTGAGAGGATATGAAATTATAATACCTATAATCCCTCCGATCATACAAATTACTGCCGCCTCGGTTAAAAACTGGAACAGAATCGACCATGTTTTCGCTCCTATAGCTTTTCGAATACCTATCTCTTTAGTCCTTTCGGTTACGGAAACAAACATGATATTCATTATGCCGATTGCTCCTACGAAAAGAGAAAGAGCTGTAATGACAATACCGGCAATCGCCACTACGCCGACCGTCTGGTCGTACATCTGTTTAAAAGCTTCCTGTTGATTGATTGCAAAATCTTCCGGTTTACCGGGAGGGACTTTACGAATAACTCGCATGGCGGCAATAATTTCTTCTTTTGCCTCTTCCAGCCTGTCAATGTTCCCGATTTTAATATCGATTCGCATTCTGTTGCGCGCCTCTCCAACGGCGGTTTCGAACGCTTTAAATGGGATAATCACCTGCCCGTCGAGGCTGAACGCGCCCAAAAAGCCGCTTCCCTGTTTTTCTATAATGCCGATCACTTTAAAAGGAATGTTATTAATACGGATTTCTCTTCCGATGGGACTTATGTCGGGGAATAATTCGTTCTGAATATCTTTGCCTATAATACAAACGCGCCGCCCCGCTTTTGCTTCCCATTCGTTCATGAATCTGCCTTCTTCGAGAATTATTTGACTGGTGCGCGCATATTCCTGCGTCGTGCCGATTATCATTGCCGATTCGACGGTTCGATTTTTCCTTTTTACAGACGCTCCGAAAGTTCTCTTAGTGGGAGCCATCGCCTCGTAGTTTTTGAGCGCCGTTCTGAGTTTTTCGTATTGTTCGTATGTAATGTCTTTGCGGTTTCTGTAGAGTCGCCAGTCGTTCATGGCAAACCAGGGAAATTTATCGACGTACAAAACGTCGCTTCCGAACGACGAAATCGAACTCATAAACGCTTCCCTCAAACCAACGATTGCAGTCGACATAGTTGTTACAGCGACTATTCCGATAATAATGCCAAGCGTGGTCAATACGGAACGCAATTTATTTGCCCGGATTGCCCTCAGTGAAATTAACAGAATTTCTTTAAACTCTATAAAGAATCTTTTCATATTCCGGTTGATTTATCAGACCTTAATATAAAAGTTTAATTTTAATAAAAAAATAATTTGTAAGAATTACATTTTTATCGGTTTAACAGATTGGAGAGAGGAAAAGTTTAAAATCCGTATTTTTGAATCGCGTCAGGACTTTATATAATGCCCTCTGTAAAAAAAATCAATTAACTGCCTTTCCGTTAATTTTCACATTTTTAAGTATGAGATTACGGGTATTCGAAATCGAATTTTCCTTTTTCACTCCGTTAAAATCGCAGTTGATAATCTCAACATTTTCAATCGGCGATTCTTCGAGTCCCAGAAATTCCAACGCATAATCGCTCTTCCGGCTTGTAACATTCTCAACGCGTATATTCCTGAATTTCGGCGGGAAATCACGAGGTCCGATTTCTTTCGGATCGTAAAACATATTCATTCTTACAATTGCGTTGCTTACTTCGCCCACTTCGATATTTCTTACGTAAACATGCTCAACCACGCCGCCGCGAACTGTATTTGATTTAATTCTCAGCATCCTGTCGAGATTCGGACTGTCCATTTTACACTCTTCCGCGAACACAAACCGGCAGCCGCCGGAAATTTCGCTTCCGATAACAACTCCGCCGTGCCCGTCTTTCATAGTGCAATTTCGAATAATAATATTTTCACTCGGAGCGTTAATTCTCCGCCCGTCGTTGTTTCTTCCGGATTTAATCGCAATACAGTCGTCTCCGTTATCGAAATAGCATCCTTCGATAAGGACGTTTTTGCACGATTCAGGGTCGCATCCGTCGTTGTTGGGACCGTGACCGATTGTTTTCACATTGCGAATAATTATATTTTCGGATAGCACGGGATGCAAAAACCACATGGGCGAATTTTTGAAAGTGACTCCTTCGATCAAAATATTCTTTGATTTATAGAATTGTACAAAATTCGGTCGCAGATAATGTCCTTCCCCGAAGACGCG comes from Melioribacter roseus P3M-2 and encodes:
- a CDS encoding ABC transporter permease; amino-acid sequence: MKRFFIEFKEILLISLRAIRANKLRSVLTTLGIIIGIVAVTTMSTAIVGLREAFMSSISSFGSDVLYVDKFPWFAMNDWRLYRNRKDITYEQYEKLRTALKNYEAMAPTKRTFGASVKRKNRTVESAMIIGTTQEYARTSQIILEEGRFMNEWEAKAGRRVCIIGKDIQNELFPDISPIGREIRINNIPFKVIGIIEKQGSGFLGAFSLDGQVIIPFKAFETAVGEARNRMRIDIKIGNIDRLEEAKEEIIAAMRVIRKVPPGKPEDFAINQQEAFKQMYDQTVGVVAIAGIVITALSLFVGAIGIMNIMFVSVTERTKEIGIRKAIGAKTWSILFQFLTEAAVICMIGGIIGIIISYPLSLVINQFLPTSLPIHIVFISLMISALVGIISGFVPAWKASRLNPVDALRYE
- a CDS encoding glycoside hydrolase family 28 protein gives rise to the protein MKALKFYIGIFVFILPLFIISQTLSDPWKKAVEILENIHEPKIPERVFNITDYADKASLAENIKPALDKAIEECGKSGGGKIIIPEGVYKCNGPIHFKSNINLHLEKNAVVLFSTNPKDYLPVVFTRWEGVECYNYSPLIYGFEVDNVAITGEGVFDGMASDENWWKWKGRKNPKDDETQNNPNSRPRLFEMNNQDVPVDKRVFGEGHYLRPNFVQFYKSKNILIEGVTFKNSPMWFLHPVLSENIIIRNVKTIGHGPNNDGCDPESCKNVLIEGCYFDNGDDCIAIKSGRNNDGRRINAPSENIIIRNCTMKDGHGGVVIGSEISGGCRFVFAEECKMDSPNLDRMLRIKSNTVRGGVVEHVYVRNIEVGEVSNAIVRMNMFYDPKEIGPRDFPPKFRNIRVENVTSRKSDYALEFLGLEESPIENVEIINCDFNGVKKENSISNTRNLILKNVKINGKAVN